In Aliidongia dinghuensis, the genomic window GGTGCCGCCCGAATGGAGGTCGAACACGATGTCGTGGCGCGGGAACAGCTCATGCTCGAGGAAGTGGGCAAGGCGCTCGGTCGGCGTGCCGCCCGGATTGCCGGGGAAGGCCCGGTTCAAGTTGCCTTGGTCGAGCGGAGAGCGGCGCCGCGCCGCCATCACGGCTGGCGCGTTGGCGATCGGCAGGATGGTGAGTTCGCCGCGGATCCGTTCCGGCGTGATCCGGCGGACGAGGCGGCCGAGCGTGATTTCGCCCTCGTACTCGTCGCCGTGGTTGCCCGCCATGAGCAAGATCCTGGGTCCGGTACCGCGCCGCACCCGGCAGACCGGGATCTTGACCTGGAAATAGGGCGACCGGTCGACCGAAAACGGAATGCCGAGAAAGCTCAGCGCCTTGCCGTCGGCCGTGAGATCGAGGGAGTGGAACAGGCCGGTGTGCATGAACTTCTTCTTTAACTTCTTCTTCCGGGGTCGGTCAGACGGCCGCGATCGCGGTCATCTCGACGCGCAGGTCGGGATCGGCGAGGCGCGCCTCGACGCAGGCGCGCGCCGGCGGGTTGGCCGGATCGATCCAGCGGTCGTAGATCTCGTTCATCGCGTCGAAATCGCCGATCTGCGGCAGGAAGACGTTGACCGCGACGAGCTTCGACTTGCTGCTGCCGGCCTCGATGAGCAGCGCCTCGATCTTGGCCAGCACGTCGCGCGTCTGTTCCTGGATCGACCCTTTGCGGTTGTTGGCGACCTGGCCCGCGATATGGACGGCACCGGCATAGACGACGGCCTGGCTCATGCGCGAGCCGACCTGGAAACGCTGGATCATCGGGAACTCCTTGAGATGGGAAGAGGTACCGCGCCGCTCGGGACGGCGCGGCGACGGGATCAGATCTGCGGCAGGGTCTGCGCTTCCTTGAACCACTTCACCTGCAGGGCCGCGAGCTTGCCGTCGAGGCGATGGCAGAACAGGAAGGTGTTGATCCAGTTGAGGAAGTTCTGCTCGCCCTGGCGCACCAGCGCGTGGGCCGGCGACTGACGGATCAGGAACTTCAACTGCACTTCCTTGCTCGGGTTGTCCTCGGAGACCTTGAGCGCGATGGCGCTGTTCTCGGCGAACATCTCGACCTGGCCGGCGAGATAGGCGGCGATGGCAGACGGCGTGTCCTCGAAGCGCACGATGTTGGCATCGGGCGCGTTGTCGGTCAGCCAGACGTCGAGCGTCGAGCCCTTGGCGACGCCGATCGAATGGCCCTTGAGCGCCGTCACGTCCTTGGCCGCCTCGATGCTCTTCGGTCCGTAGACGCCGAGGTTCACCGCGGCATAGGGCTGCGAGAACATCGCCTGCAGCGCGCGCTCGGGCGTGGCGCCGGCCGCCGCGATCAGCACGTCGACCTTGTCGGCGAGCAGGCTCGGGATCCGGCTGGCGCCGGTGAGCG contains:
- a CDS encoding RidA family protein, whose translation is MIQRFQVGSRMSQAVVYAGAVHIAGQVANNRKGSIQEQTRDVLAKIEALLIEAGSSKSKLVAVNVFLPQIGDFDAMNEIYDRWIDPANPPARACVEARLADPDLRVEMTAIAAV
- a CDS encoding transporter substrate-binding domain-containing protein, whose amino-acid sequence is MTGVRNILATALAVVLLALPALARADKLQDVQKAGTLRVGVLLDAAPWGFKDAKGEAAGLDVDLAKQMATDLGVKLDLVPLTGASRIPSLLADKVDVLIAAAGATPERALQAMFSQPYAAVNLGVYGPKSIEAAKDVTALKGHSIGVAKGSTLDVWLTDNAPDANIVRFEDTPSAIAAYLAGQVEMFAENSAIALKVSEDNPSKEVQLKFLIRQSPAHALVRQGEQNFLNWINTFLFCHRLDGKLAALQVKWFKEAQTLPQI